Genomic DNA from Dysidea avara chromosome 10, odDysAvar1.4, whole genome shotgun sequence:
AACCAGCAGTGCTAATATCACAACCTAATCCTGTACACAACTGTGAACAATTTTAGTATAATACGTATGTTAATGACACCTTTCCCCCACAGGAATTCATAGAAGTGAAGAGATTCAGCAACTGCATAATTCACTTTGTACCATCCAGTATCTTCCAAATAGTGGAGAGTAAAATTACTGATACTGCTGTAACTGTGGTGCATACATGGGTGAACTATTATGAGCTCAATTGCCAAAAATTCATAAAACATACTCAGCCTCTGACTCAGTGCTTGCAGCAATCATAACTTCGAAACTAATTACACGTGCTTCCCAATGAGAACTATACATAAACAGTCTAACTATTCAATAGTTTTACAATGGGATACTCACTTTGCAGACCCATCTCCTCCTTCATTCTCCAGTAACACTCCTTGTAAGTTGGGACAAGAATAATACTCACGAGCATAACTAAGTACCTAGTAACAGTCATATTATATTGTAAGATGCATTAACACATACTTTTGGTGAATTGATGGCCAATACATTTTGACCATTTACTCTCAAGGTAGTAGATCCATCATATCTGTTACCGTCTTCATCTATAAAACTGTACAGTATCGCTTTTATAGTTATGTATACATCCATACTTTTACACTTACAACTCATAATTACTACTGGAAAACCCAAGAGCATGTAGTGTTTCATGAAGTATTAACATAAAAATGTACTGGGTGTTATTGGACTCCAAACTctacaaataaaacacaatGACTGCTGTAACAAGTACTGTATGCACAACTCTGGCAAATAAACAGCAACTCACTCCAGCTAACAAATAATGTTCAGGACAAGAATTTATGATTGCTTGGACCACTGTttgttaatttaatttaaaacaTAAAAATTAGTTTCTCTTACAGCTGATCTTATTAAACAATGAGCAAATTATATTTAAAACGACACTAATTTACTATAATTTACCCAGGACTTAGAAATATTTGGAGTACCATTCATGCACAATCGTTATGTCTCTGGCCCTGACAGCATGAAATACATTAAATATCTATTGCAATTACTAAACTCTATAATGACAAACCTGAGGGCATATGTTTGTATATCCTGTCAGTGGCCTAGAATTCATTTGATCATAGATACATTCAGAAGCATATGCCAAAGTTCCGCTATTGGAATCAGCTACATAGAGACATAAGACTCACTTTATCTACTAgctaaaacttttgtaactacaCCAAGTGTAGAAGTAAGTGAAACCAGAGCTATTTGTGTGAACCAGCTGTACAGTTATGATCCACAATGTTATCTACAGCAATAACCACCATCTTGACAAGTTTCAACACAGATTTAAGTGATACTGAGAAACTGGAAACTATAGCACCCTTACCTCCAGAGGTGGTGGTACAATGATGTGATAGAAATGTTGGCATTTCTATTGCATCATCATCTAGCGCCTCCACAAGAATATTAGTTTTCTATGCCTTagtagttaacaaacaagtattagtTAAAGCAGTGTTATCTGAAATAAAGTAAAACCTTTAGGCTCTATTTCATGAATTGTACCACATAACATGCATGCACTTAAATAAATCACATTTCATAGATACTTACATTCATCAACTACACTGACATAGTAGATATAATCGGCATCCTCTCCAACACCAGCCCCACCCACTTGATGACATGTAGGATCACAAACTGTTATATTTCCTAAGTGTTCAGCTGGTACGGTAGCATATGGTCCACACATTGGTATCTGATAAGCTATACACTGGGCATTTCTTGTCATAGTACACATTGGCTTAACCACAAGATTTCCAGGAGATCTGACAACTGACAAGACACTCTCAAGGTATGTGATGGCTTGTTGAAATGCTCCTGATGGGTTAGTAAGAAGTGGTAGGTTAGTTGAAGAATTTGTGATGTTCTCCATTACAAAACGAACTGAAATACGAAATGGTTGGAATCCATCATTTTGTCTCTTGCTTCGAATTGCACCAGCAGTATCACTCATATGAGGGATAGGATAACGTGGGTACAGTTTCTGCAGAGCAAAAATTATTAACTACACTTAATGACCTGTGTTTACATACTTCATTGCACAGAAGCAACTTGAATAACTCAGTTAAATGTACCACATAATGTCAATTGTATATAGATATTATAGTGATTTTTTTGAAGTGGTGAAT
This window encodes:
- the LOC136236160 gene encoding leishmanolysin-like peptidase gives rise to the protein MDSTMLLLSVSLLSGVLIGNAGRGEGLSHKCIHDRISKLYPRYPIPHMSDTAGAIRSKRQNDGFQPFRISVRFVMENITNSSTNLPLLTNPSGAFQQAITYLESVLSVVRSPGNLVVKPMCTMTRNAQCIAYQIPMCGPYATVPAEHLGNITVCDPTCHQVGGAGVGEDADYIYYVSVVDESDSNSGTLAYASECIYDQMNSRPLTGYTNICPQSLESNNTQYIFMLILHETLHALGFSSSNYEFFIDEDGNRYDGSTTLRVNGQNVLAINSPKVLSYAREYYSCPNLQGVLLENEGGDGSANSHWEARVISFEVMIAASTESEADYSSISNFTLHYLEDTGWYKVNYAVAESLHFYEFLWGKGLGCDISTAGCNDYPYSCSPPNANGCSYDYQAESLCENVDFFDSCYILNPGSNGYCNSPGAPITSSCFPLVTGSNGRDGRCHDRQCYRQTSTQGIFYTVTRLGDTRLCPSDGAVVTFPLGPVNVTCPPTELVCSRNTTITQFDATSDVPPSWCDSSCATCSRPVSPAHCLTCSDPMTLRGAAPSLCTSNNCGSGTYLDSMGNCSACASGCRACIGPSNTDCLACEDETLYRIATNQPASMACVAVSECNNPIISTFGDRICGTMMTSNPGGGGASFTHYHSLQLMVILVMIYALF